Proteins from a genomic interval of Sporolactobacillus sp. Y61:
- a CDS encoding DUF4430 domain-containing protein — protein MQKGKITLSEDETVFTALQKFTEAKHIEMSSSGKGKMVYVTSLNHKKAAKNAGWLFTVNGKQPDVGAGAFTLHKNDRINWHYSHF, from the coding sequence GTGCAAAAGGGAAAAATCACACTATCGGAAGATGAAACAGTTTTTACAGCACTGCAAAAGTTTACTGAAGCAAAGCATATCGAAATGAGCAGCAGCGGTAAAGGAAAAATGGTTTATGTGACCAGCTTGAATCATAAGAAAGCGGCAAAAAATGCCGGATGGCTGTTTACAGTGAACGGGAAACAGCCGGACGTCGGTGCCGGCGCATTTACCCTCCACAAAAATGACCGAATTAACTGGCACTACAGTCATTTTTAA
- the nrdJ gene encoding ribonucleoside-triphosphate reductase, adenosylcobalamin-dependent, producing the protein MNIKLSDDYIRKIKSTVHPHWGELGWVTYKRTYARWIDRLNRFEEWDETVKRVVEGNINLDPRLQNGTATPDTVRLLNQEAKHLFKLIYGLASTPSGRNLWISGTDYQKRVGDALNNCWFIAIRPQAYGDSHIVPFYLKKDQPAVSMPFSFLFDELMKGGGVGFSVSRKNISQIPPADRQVDLDILISKKNGDYAAAVEAGAVDAEDWKKHHDPSAVMTYQTPDTREGWVESCALLIDAHFSSIIKNGGHLAIDVSKIREKGKRIHGFGGVAAGPVPFIEMLGAVNQVLNQASGRPLTSVDCTDICNLIGKNVVAGNVRRSAEIALGDPDDQDFITMKQDQKQLMDHRWASNNSVLVTPEFTHYSKVARAIADNGEPGVVNMDMIRNYGRLADGRQPGIDGEAEGTNPCGEISLCNGEPCNLFEVFPEIAEHQGWAMDEVLRLAVRYAKRVTFSHYDWACSRAIIRKNRRIGISMSGIQDWVLKRFGERLVTGFRNIRDSETGETYRKPVFNKEAARIFDAFYQSTVAADQAYSEELSCRPSIKHTTVKPSGTVSKLAGISEGMHFSFDKYLIQRIRFQDSDPLLPALRKAGYKVEKDVYSENTMVAEFPVKAGGAEYDRFVSANDVSIDEQFATQLFLQTYWADNSVSCTITFHKDEAGKIAGLLRQYRKACKSTSLLPYSGHGFAQAPKEPISKDRYREIKSGITGDVKTIYQSLNSNQSEKDLELVDQSDCATGACPIK; encoded by the coding sequence ATGAACATTAAATTATCTGACGACTATATCAGGAAAATAAAATCAACCGTTCATCCGCACTGGGGAGAACTCGGATGGGTCACGTATAAAAGGACCTATGCGCGCTGGATTGACCGGCTGAACCGGTTTGAAGAATGGGACGAAACGGTCAAGCGTGTGGTTGAAGGCAACATCAATCTCGATCCGCGTCTGCAGAACGGGACAGCAACACCCGATACCGTACGCCTGCTCAATCAGGAAGCAAAGCACCTGTTTAAACTGATTTACGGTCTGGCCTCAACGCCATCCGGGCGTAACCTGTGGATTTCCGGTACAGACTACCAGAAGCGGGTCGGCGATGCGCTGAATAACTGCTGGTTCATTGCGATACGGCCGCAGGCATATGGGGACAGCCATATCGTGCCCTTCTATCTGAAAAAAGACCAGCCGGCCGTTTCGATGCCCTTCTCCTTCCTTTTTGATGAACTGATGAAGGGCGGCGGTGTCGGATTCTCCGTTTCCCGGAAAAACATCAGCCAGATCCCGCCGGCAGATCGCCAGGTGGATCTGGATATCTTAATCAGTAAAAAGAACGGAGATTACGCCGCAGCGGTTGAGGCCGGGGCCGTGGATGCCGAGGACTGGAAAAAGCATCACGATCCTTCAGCCGTGATGACTTATCAGACACCGGATACCCGCGAAGGCTGGGTAGAGTCCTGTGCCCTGCTCATTGACGCTCACTTCTCATCGATCATAAAAAACGGCGGTCATCTGGCCATCGACGTCAGCAAAATTCGTGAAAAAGGGAAAAGAATACATGGCTTCGGTGGGGTAGCCGCCGGACCGGTGCCGTTTATTGAGATGCTTGGCGCCGTCAACCAGGTGCTGAATCAGGCCAGCGGCAGACCGCTCACCTCCGTTGACTGCACGGATATTTGCAACTTAATCGGTAAAAATGTCGTCGCCGGTAACGTCCGCAGAAGCGCCGAAATTGCACTCGGCGATCCGGATGATCAGGACTTCATCACCATGAAACAGGATCAGAAGCAATTAATGGATCACCGCTGGGCATCCAATAACAGTGTCCTCGTCACGCCTGAATTCACCCATTACAGCAAGGTTGCGCGTGCCATCGCCGATAATGGCGAGCCGGGCGTCGTGAATATGGATATGATCCGTAACTACGGACGGCTGGCGGACGGCCGGCAGCCCGGGATTGACGGCGAGGCTGAAGGAACCAATCCGTGCGGGGAAATCTCACTCTGTAACGGAGAACCCTGCAATCTGTTTGAAGTCTTTCCGGAAATTGCAGAACACCAGGGCTGGGCAATGGATGAGGTGCTTCGTCTTGCCGTCCGCTATGCAAAACGCGTCACCTTTTCACACTATGACTGGGCCTGCTCCAGAGCGATTATCCGGAAGAATCGCCGGATCGGCATATCAATGAGTGGTATTCAGGATTGGGTCCTGAAGCGTTTCGGTGAACGTCTGGTGACCGGGTTCAGAAACATCCGTGATTCGGAAACCGGAGAGACTTACCGGAAACCGGTCTTTAACAAAGAAGCCGCCCGAATTTTTGATGCCTTTTACCAGTCCACCGTCGCTGCTGATCAGGCCTATTCAGAAGAACTCAGCTGCCGGCCGTCTATCAAGCATACAACCGTCAAACCTTCCGGAACGGTCTCCAAGCTCGCCGGGATTTCTGAAGGCATGCACTTCAGTTTCGATAAATATCTGATTCAGCGCATTCGTTTCCAGGACAGTGACCCTCTGCTGCCTGCACTGCGTAAAGCCGGCTATAAGGTTGAAAAAGACGTCTACTCTGAAAATACGATGGTTGCCGAATTCCCGGTCAAAGCCGGCGGTGCTGAATATGATCGGTTCGTCTCCGCCAATGATGTATCTATTGACGAACAGTTTGCAACCCAGCTTTTTCTTCAGACGTACTGGGCTGATAACTCGGTCAGCTGCACCATTACGTTCCACAAAGATGAAGCCGGAAAGATTGCCGGACTGCTCCGCCAATACCGGAAAGCTTGCAAGTCCACCTCGCTGCTGCCTTACAGTGGACACGGATTCGCACAAGCGCCAAAGGAACCGATCAGTAAGGACAGATACCGTGAAATCAAGTCAGGGATTACCGGTGATGTCAAAACCATCTATCAATCCTTAAACAGCAATCAGTCAGAAAAAGACCTTGAATTAGTTGACCAGAGTGACTGTGCAACCGGCGCCTGCCCGATTAAATAA
- a CDS encoding ECF transporter S component, giving the protein MPDIRKITLLALLTAAAVAGRLMIHGFNAQPATLIIILTGWFFGWKMGCAEGMLTALVSDLFLGFGYWTPFHLAAWGLIGLLSAWLPKKHWIYFLWLILSAFLFGLIMALSYFAFSASVLTVISLWISGLWFDSFHAAGNLIFGLFSPLLFRIFGREAEKIKAGESGRYPGR; this is encoded by the coding sequence ATGCCGGACATTCGTAAAATCACACTGCTGGCTCTCCTGACCGCTGCCGCTGTTGCCGGACGGCTGATGATTCATGGCTTTAATGCGCAGCCGGCAACGCTGATTATCATTCTGACCGGATGGTTTTTCGGCTGGAAAATGGGGTGTGCAGAAGGCATGCTGACTGCTCTGGTTTCCGATCTGTTTCTCGGTTTCGGATACTGGACCCCCTTTCATCTTGCCGCATGGGGACTGATCGGCCTGCTGTCGGCATGGCTTCCGAAGAAACACTGGATCTATTTTTTATGGCTGATTCTTTCCGCCTTTTTATTCGGCCTCATTATGGCCCTGTCCTATTTCGCATTTTCTGCTTCTGTCCTGACCGTGATCAGTCTGTGGATCAGCGGCCTGTGGTTTGACAGCTTCCATGCGGCAGGAAATCTGATTTTCGGCCTGTTTTCACCTCTTCTGTTCAGGATATTCGGGCGTGAAGCCGAAAAAATAAAAGCCGGCGAGTCTGGCAGGTATCCTGGGAGGTGA
- a CDS encoding alanine--glyoxylate aminotransferase family protein, protein MTKNPSEARNLSVPPRTIMTPGPVEVDPRVLRALSMPILGQFDPAFTQIMNEVMEMLRAAFQTKNHWAYPIDGTSRAGTEALIASLIEPGDKMLVPIFGRFGDLFVEIGERYGAEIHTLSCPWGTVFDPEKVIAEIKKVHPKVVTLVHGETSTGRMQPLAEIGRACRENGALLIVDAVATFCGVDIRTDEWCLDAVIGGAQKCLSIPSGIVPITYNDRVRQVIQKRKKVERGIATAADRLEAEGHVPVRSNYFDLGQLQDYWSERRLNHHTEATSMEYALHEGLKLVLDEGLQNRFARHLLNQKALIAGIRAMGLELFGDPDCIMPTVTCVSVPDGIRADEVREVLLKHFGIEIAGSFGALQGKIWRIGTMGYSCREDRVLSVLAGLEAALIRCGAQVNRGEGVQAAIDVYTREASLKKTAESR, encoded by the coding sequence ATGACGAAAAACCCATCTGAAGCGAGAAATCTGTCGGTGCCTCCGCGCACGATCATGACGCCGGGACCGGTTGAAGTCGACCCGCGCGTGCTGCGCGCGTTATCGATGCCGATTCTCGGACAATTCGATCCGGCGTTCACACAGATCATGAATGAAGTGATGGAGATGCTGCGCGCGGCGTTTCAGACGAAAAATCACTGGGCCTACCCGATTGACGGGACATCACGTGCAGGTACGGAAGCACTGATTGCCAGTCTGATCGAGCCTGGAGATAAAATGCTTGTTCCGATTTTCGGACGGTTCGGTGATCTGTTTGTTGAGATTGGCGAACGTTACGGTGCGGAAATTCATACCCTTTCCTGCCCCTGGGGAACCGTCTTTGATCCGGAAAAGGTGATCGCGGAAATAAAAAAAGTACATCCAAAAGTCGTCACGCTCGTTCATGGCGAGACATCGACAGGACGGATGCAGCCCCTGGCAGAAATTGGCCGTGCCTGCCGCGAGAACGGTGCTTTGCTCATCGTTGATGCGGTCGCCACTTTTTGCGGAGTGGATATCAGAACCGATGAATGGTGCCTTGATGCCGTGATCGGCGGTGCACAGAAGTGCCTGTCGATTCCATCAGGCATTGTTCCGATAACTTATAACGACCGCGTCCGGCAGGTGATTCAGAAAAGGAAGAAAGTGGAGCGCGGGATCGCAACGGCAGCCGACAGACTGGAGGCAGAAGGACATGTGCCGGTTCGAAGTAATTATTTCGATCTCGGTCAGTTGCAGGATTACTGGAGCGAGCGGCGCCTGAATCATCATACGGAGGCCACATCAATGGAATACGCCCTGCATGAAGGACTGAAGCTGGTTCTTGATGAAGGGCTCCAGAACCGTTTTGCCCGGCACCTGCTGAACCAGAAGGCGCTGATTGCCGGCATCCGGGCGATGGGTCTTGAATTGTTCGGCGATCCGGACTGTATCATGCCGACCGTAACCTGCGTGAGCGTGCCCGATGGCATCCGGGCAGATGAAGTCCGTGAGGTGCTGCTGAAGCATTTCGGGATTGAAATTGCCGGATCGTTCGGCGCTCTGCAGGGGAAAATCTGGCGGATCGGCACGATGGGCTACAGCTGCCGGGAAGACCGGGTTCTTTCCGTTCTTGCCGGACTGGAAGCGGCCCTGATTCGCTGCGGTGCGCAGGTGAACCGCGGGGAAGGCGTTCAGGCCGCGATAGACGTTTATACCCGGGAAGCCTCCCTGAAAAAGACTGCCGAATCACGATGA
- a CDS encoding TAXI family TRAP transporter solute-binding subunit yields MKHKRRFLPIVLFLGLALVLGACGGEEAGSGSDNNDTDFISVLTGGTEGTYYPLGGSFAKIINTHVDKVEATATSTGASVENMNKLKDGKDDLIAFTQTDIASYAVDGKQMFEGKPIDSIRAIGALYPETIQIVATAKSGIRTVEDLAGKKVSVGAPGAGTYASAEDILALYGMSMDDIDAQNLDFGESTSGMQDGTIDAAIITAGTPTGAVESLAASTDISIVSLDENKIAELKEELPYYSEFTIPKGTYGLKGDVKTVAVQSMLVTTEGMDKDLVYNITKAIFEHTDAIGHQKKEDISADTALNGVGIELHPGAKKYFDEKGIKK; encoded by the coding sequence ATGAAGCATAAGCGACGGTTTTTACCTATCGTACTCTTTCTGGGACTGGCCCTGGTTCTCGGTGCCTGCGGCGGCGAGGAAGCCGGTTCAGGCTCGGATAACAACGATACAGACTTTATCAGTGTTCTGACCGGCGGCACAGAAGGCACCTACTATCCGCTGGGCGGAAGTTTTGCGAAAATCATCAACACCCATGTCGACAAGGTCGAGGCTACAGCGACGTCTACCGGTGCTTCTGTAGAAAATATGAACAAGCTGAAAGACGGCAAAGACGACCTGATTGCCTTCACGCAGACGGACATCGCTTCCTACGCAGTGGACGGAAAGCAGATGTTTGAGGGAAAGCCGATTGACAGCATTCGGGCGATCGGCGCCCTCTATCCGGAAACAATTCAAATCGTTGCCACCGCCAAAAGCGGGATCCGGACGGTTGAAGATCTGGCAGGCAAAAAAGTGTCGGTCGGTGCCCCTGGAGCGGGAACCTATGCGAGTGCCGAGGACATCCTGGCTCTTTACGGCATGTCCATGGATGATATCGACGCGCAGAATCTCGACTTCGGCGAATCGACTTCAGGCATGCAGGACGGCACCATCGATGCAGCGATCATTACGGCCGGAACGCCGACAGGAGCGGTCGAAAGCCTGGCGGCAAGCACGGACATCTCTATCGTCAGCCTGGATGAAAACAAAATCGCCGAATTAAAGGAAGAACTCCCCTACTATTCTGAATTCACAATTCCAAAGGGAACGTATGGTCTCAAGGGAGACGTGAAGACCGTTGCCGTTCAATCCATGCTTGTGACAACGGAAGGAATGGATAAAGATCTCGTCTACAACATCACGAAAGCCATCTTTGAGCATACCGACGCTATCGGCCATCAGAAAAAAGAAGATATTTCGGCTGATACGGCTTTGAACGGTGTGGGTATCGAGCTGCATCCGGGCGCAAAGAAATATTTTGATGAAAAGGGCATAAAGAAGTAA
- a CDS encoding TRAP transporter permease, with protein MIHKIDRKNRTSAENQQALLEKYDKESRLRPSGGKMAGILFFILLAFSLYQLFTATVHQFPAQIHRSIHLGFGLGLIFLLFPASKRKRKSRRIAWYDYLFSLAGFAVGAYWPLMYTQIVSQAGQITSTDFIVGAAAVLLVLEATRRTVGLPLALIAVAFLAYAYYGRFMPGFFIHRGVNLDSLVQSMFFTTEGILGTPLAVSSTFIFLFLLFGSFLIKTGVGNYFNDLALLIAGKRVGGPAKVAVFSSALQGTVSGSSVANVVTSGAFTIPMMNRLGYNRNFSGAVEAASSTGGQLMPPIMGAAAFLMVEFIGIDYWTIAKAALIPALLYFLGIWIMTHFEAKRTGLRGLTREELPRAKDVLSKLYLLIPIVAMIFYLSSGLSIMRAAVYGILTCILVGLLRKERYRHLYTVIFGLVFVLYLIYSSVSGRFSIGTALICAALVTVIASYFFDDNFKETLEALADGARTALSVVSATAAAGIIVAVVTKTGLGLKLANGLIDLADEKLLLTLFFTMIASIILGMGSPTTANYIITSTIAAPAIILLGVSDLPAHMFVFYFGIVADITPPVALAAFAAAGISGGRPLQTGVISTKLAIAAFIIPYMFVLEPQLLLMNVDSYPYLAWILTTAVAGMIALGVGLIGYWYRRLYWIERLISVGGGIALIHPNIVISLAGAVVFVLLILGQYLIRRSAPQTEQAGG; from the coding sequence TTGATCCACAAAATCGACCGAAAGAATCGCACTTCAGCAGAAAACCAGCAGGCACTTCTGGAAAAATATGATAAAGAATCCCGCCTCAGGCCGTCAGGCGGAAAGATGGCCGGCATTCTTTTCTTCATTCTTCTTGCTTTTTCCCTTTACCAGCTGTTTACCGCCACTGTCCACCAGTTTCCGGCCCAGATTCATCGATCGATTCATCTTGGGTTCGGTCTCGGCCTGATTTTTTTACTCTTCCCGGCATCGAAGCGAAAACGAAAAAGCCGGCGTATCGCCTGGTATGATTATCTCTTTTCGCTTGCCGGATTTGCCGTCGGAGCTTACTGGCCGTTGATGTACACACAAATTGTCAGCCAGGCCGGTCAGATCACCTCAACAGACTTCATAGTCGGTGCCGCTGCCGTTCTGCTCGTTCTTGAAGCGACAAGAAGGACGGTCGGTCTGCCACTTGCGTTAATCGCCGTTGCTTTTCTCGCCTACGCCTATTATGGGCGGTTTATGCCGGGCTTTTTCATTCACCGCGGCGTTAACCTGGACAGTCTCGTTCAATCCATGTTTTTTACGACCGAGGGCATTCTCGGCACACCGCTTGCCGTATCCTCGACGTTCATTTTTCTCTTCCTGTTATTTGGTTCGTTCCTGATCAAAACCGGCGTCGGCAACTATTTCAACGATCTGGCGCTGCTGATAGCCGGAAAAAGGGTCGGCGGACCGGCCAAAGTCGCCGTTTTCTCCAGTGCCCTTCAGGGGACCGTCAGCGGGAGCTCAGTCGCCAACGTCGTCACTTCGGGCGCCTTCACCATCCCGATGATGAACCGGCTCGGCTACAACAGAAACTTTTCCGGTGCAGTCGAAGCGGCTTCGTCAACCGGCGGCCAGCTGATGCCTCCGATCATGGGCGCCGCTGCTTTTCTGATGGTTGAATTCATTGGTATTGATTACTGGACCATCGCCAAAGCAGCTCTTATCCCCGCCCTGCTCTATTTTCTCGGGATCTGGATCATGACACACTTTGAAGCGAAAAGAACAGGTTTACGGGGACTGACCAGAGAAGAATTGCCCAGGGCAAAAGACGTCTTGAGCAAACTGTACCTGCTCATCCCGATTGTCGCCATGATCTTTTATTTAAGTTCGGGGCTCAGTATCATGCGCGCGGCCGTCTACGGCATTCTGACCTGTATTCTGGTCGGCCTGTTAAGAAAGGAAAGATATCGCCACTTATATACCGTTATCTTCGGTCTTGTTTTCGTCCTTTATCTGATCTACAGCAGCGTTTCGGGCCGTTTTTCAATCGGAACCGCGCTGATTTGCGCCGCCCTCGTCACGGTCATCGCCAGCTACTTTTTCGACGATAATTTTAAGGAAACGCTCGAAGCGCTCGCAGACGGCGCACGAACCGCACTCAGCGTTGTGTCCGCAACCGCTGCCGCGGGAATCATCGTCGCGGTGGTCACGAAAACCGGCCTCGGTCTGAAACTCGCCAACGGACTGATCGACCTTGCGGATGAAAAACTGCTGCTGACCCTTTTCTTTACAATGATCGCGTCGATCATCCTTGGCATGGGCTCCCCGACAACGGCAAACTATATTATCACATCGACAATCGCCGCTCCGGCCATCATCCTGCTTGGCGTCAGCGACCTGCCGGCTCACATGTTTGTTTTCTACTTCGGCATTGTCGCAGATATCACGCCGCCGGTCGCGCTGGCCGCATTTGCGGCTGCCGGGATATCAGGAGGTCGGCCACTGCAGACGGGCGTCATTTCAACGAAACTCGCCATCGCTGCCTTCATCATTCCTTATATGTTCGTGCTTGAACCGCAGCTGCTTTTAATGAATGTCGACAGTTATCCGTATTTGGCCTGGATCCTGACTACAGCGGTCGCCGGCATGATTGCCCTCGGAGTTGGTCTGATCGGGTACTGGTACCGCCGGCTGTATTGGATCGAGCGCCTCATTTCCGTCGGCGGAGGCATCGCGCTCATCCATCCAAATATCGTGATCAGCCTGGCCGGCGCTGTGGTATTCGTTCTCCTTATCCTTGGCCAATATCTGATCAGGCGCTCCGCTCCTCAGACGGAACAGGCCGGGGGATGA
- the manA gene encoding mannose-6-phosphate isomerase, class I: protein MDKTPLFLQPALHEKIWGGTKLRDVFGYDIPSETTGECWGISAHPNGPAVIKNGPLAGRTLAEAWKDHRELFDQYKGDAFPLLTKILDARTDLSVQVHPDDAYAQQHEHVPFGKTECWYVIDCDEGSEIVYGHTAPTKEAFRQAVEEKKWDTLLRRVKVKPGDFFYVPSGTIHAICGGCLILETQQSSDTTYRVYDYDRPGKDGKPRELHIRQSIDCANCPHVDPQLTYHVRQKAQAKFTELLREKLFTVSHWDIRGQSGPIKKNWPFLLISVLDGNGELIIDETKYTLTKGDHLVVPSTVEAISFAGKLDLIVSNPV from the coding sequence ATGGATAAGACACCTCTTTTTTTACAACCTGCCCTTCATGAAAAAATTTGGGGCGGAACAAAACTTCGCGATGTTTTTGGCTATGACATTCCGAGTGAGACGACGGGCGAGTGCTGGGGCATTTCTGCGCACCCGAACGGACCGGCCGTGATTAAAAACGGACCGCTCGCCGGCCGGACACTCGCTGAAGCGTGGAAGGATCACCGCGAACTTTTTGATCAGTATAAAGGTGACGCTTTCCCGCTCCTGACGAAGATTCTCGATGCCCGGACCGATCTGTCGGTTCAGGTGCATCCCGATGATGCTTATGCGCAGCAGCATGAGCATGTGCCGTTCGGTAAGACGGAATGCTGGTACGTTATCGACTGTGATGAAGGGTCAGAGATCGTCTATGGCCATACCGCACCGACGAAGGAGGCCTTTCGTCAGGCCGTGGAGGAGAAAAAATGGGACACGCTGCTCCGGCGCGTGAAGGTCAAGCCGGGCGACTTTTTCTATGTGCCGAGCGGAACGATTCACGCCATCTGCGGCGGCTGCCTGATCCTTGAGACGCAGCAGAGTTCGGACACGACTTACCGCGTTTATGATTATGATCGCCCGGGAAAGGACGGAAAGCCGCGTGAACTGCACATCAGGCAGTCCATTGACTGTGCGAACTGTCCCCATGTCGATCCGCAGCTGACCTATCATGTCCGTCAGAAAGCGCAGGCAAAATTTACCGAACTGCTCCGTGAAAAACTGTTTACGGTATCGCACTGGGACATTCGCGGTCAGTCCGGGCCGATTAAGAAAAACTGGCCATTCCTTCTGATCAGTGTGCTGGACGGAAACGGCGAACTCATCATTGATGAGACAAAATATACCTTGACAAAAGGCGATCATCTGGTGGTCCCATCAACCGTTGAAGCGATATCGTTTGCCGGCAAACTCGACCTGATCGTCTCCAATCCGGTTTGA
- a CDS encoding DUF1850 domain-containing protein — translation MTRRISYISIVIVMTGSVLMFLFYPNRPALIFEDPETHRLLASLPVDEKDHFQIVFTHSVHLSDVCEEYVLKEGKIYPFQLTYSDTAVGMPANAGDGESFSVKNGKYRIQNLKGAYHGLNLTIGAIVANHRMIYQGKTYSLKNNFGPGKNILITYKKISYWSLWRGGKLT, via the coding sequence ATGACGCGCAGAATAAGCTATATATCCATTGTCATCGTTATGACGGGGTCTGTACTGATGTTTTTGTTTTACCCAAATCGTCCCGCCCTCATTTTCGAAGATCCCGAAACCCATCGGCTGCTCGCCAGTCTTCCGGTCGACGAGAAGGACCATTTTCAGATTGTGTTCACCCATTCCGTACATTTATCCGATGTCTGTGAAGAATATGTGCTGAAAGAAGGCAAAATTTATCCTTTTCAGCTCACGTATTCCGATACCGCGGTCGGCATGCCGGCAAATGCCGGCGACGGGGAATCCTTTTCGGTAAAAAACGGAAAGTACAGGATACAAAATCTGAAGGGGGCCTATCACGGGCTGAACCTGACAATCGGCGCGATCGTGGCCAACCATCGGATGATCTATCAGGGAAAGACCTATTCATTAAAAAATAATTTTGGGCCCGGAAAAAATATTCTGATCACATATAAAAAAATCAGTTACTGGAGCTTATGGCGGGGAGGAAAGCTGACTTGA
- a CDS encoding allantoinase translates to MSFDLLIKNGNVVLPDGVVKTSIGISKGKIAALGAPDAEAGQVIDAEGMTVLPGMIDVHVHFDEPGRTEWEGFETGSSMLAAGGCTTFFDMPLNGIPSTVTRPAFEEKVRIGENESHVDFALWGGLVPDHVDDLEGLSRAGAIGFKAFMSPSGNPEFESVDDLSLLAGMRRIASLGGILALHAESAPIVTFLQKEREAQGLTGYDDYAESRPPVAEAEAVSRALMFGELTGCRLHFVHISTVEAVACIQRAKKKGQDVSLETCAHYLMYSHEDFRRLGVVGKCAPPLRSEDERKGLIDCLIRGDLDMVSSDHSPCEWKDKERDNLFQAWGGIGGGQFTLLSVLEIAKTRHLPLTRVAEWTAGAPAARFGLNDKGQIRIGADADLAIIRPDAPFRVEREKLFQKNKFSLYEGHEFPSSVAATINRGRVVFRNGKISQAAKGQWIRPSVLHPVR, encoded by the coding sequence ATGTCTTTTGATCTTTTGATTAAAAATGGGAACGTGGTGCTTCCGGACGGTGTTGTGAAAACCAGTATCGGCATCAGCAAGGGAAAAATTGCGGCCCTCGGTGCACCGGATGCGGAAGCCGGTCAGGTCATTGATGCGGAGGGGATGACCGTACTCCCCGGCATGATCGATGTTCATGTTCATTTTGACGAGCCCGGCCGTACGGAATGGGAAGGCTTTGAGACAGGGTCATCGATGCTTGCTGCAGGCGGATGCACCACCTTTTTCGATATGCCGCTCAATGGTATCCCGTCGACTGTCACCCGACCGGCTTTTGAGGAAAAAGTTCGGATCGGCGAAAATGAATCACATGTGGATTTTGCCCTCTGGGGCGGCCTGGTCCCTGACCATGTTGATGATCTTGAAGGATTAAGCCGCGCCGGTGCCATTGGTTTCAAGGCTTTTATGTCGCCTTCAGGCAATCCGGAATTCGAATCGGTCGATGATCTGTCCCTGCTTGCCGGCATGCGCCGGATCGCCTCGCTCGGCGGCATCCTCGCACTGCACGCTGAAAGTGCTCCGATCGTCACCTTTCTGCAAAAGGAAAGAGAGGCACAGGGCCTGACCGGATATGATGATTATGCCGAAAGCCGGCCGCCGGTGGCTGAAGCTGAGGCGGTTTCCCGTGCATTAATGTTCGGTGAACTGACAGGCTGCCGGCTGCATTTTGTCCATATCAGTACAGTTGAGGCTGTGGCCTGCATTCAAAGAGCGAAGAAAAAGGGCCAGGATGTTTCCCTGGAAACGTGTGCCCACTATCTGATGTACAGTCATGAAGATTTTCGCCGGCTGGGTGTCGTGGGAAAATGTGCGCCGCCGCTTCGCTCCGAAGATGAGCGAAAAGGTCTGATTGATTGCCTGATTCGCGGAGACCTGGATATGGTCTCCTCCGATCACTCACCCTGTGAGTGGAAAGACAAAGAGCGGGACAATCTGTTTCAGGCATGGGGCGGGATCGGCGGCGGACAGTTCACTCTGCTCAGTGTGCTTGAAATCGCCAAAACCCGTCATCTGCCGCTCACACGTGTCGCCGAATGGACAGCTGGAGCTCCTGCTGCCCGCTTTGGGCTGAATGACAAGGGACAGATCCGTATAGGTGCCGATGCGGATCTGGCGATAATCAGGCCGGACGCCCCATTCAGGGTCGAGCGCGAGAAACTCTTTCAGAAAAATAAATTCAGTCTCTATGAGGGACACGAATTTCCTTCCTCTGTCGCTGCCACGATCAACCGCGGCCGGGTTGTCTTCCGAAACGGTAAGATCAGTCAGGCGGCAAAGGGCCAGTGGATTCGCCCGTCTGTGCTGCACCCTGTCAGGTAA